A stretch of the Papaver somniferum cultivar HN1 chromosome 6, ASM357369v1, whole genome shotgun sequence genome encodes the following:
- the LOC113286779 gene encoding protein EXORDIUM-like 2, whose protein sequence is MAFSSSKPFYCFALVISLVLLVATNPSMATTRKLSALVEQDPLVLKYHKGELLKGNLTVNLIWYGKFTPTQRSILIDFIQSLSPSRSLISPSVSSWWKTTEKYKTGSSKIVLGKQIVDEKYRFGKSLKNVHIVYLASQLKMHNSINVVFTAKDVTVEGFCMSKCGSHGSASIGKTKDSKKFAYIWVGNPDTQCAGQCAWPFHQPIYGPQSPPLVSPNADVGVDGMVINLATVLAGTVTNPFKNGFFPGPAIAPLEAVSACTGIFGKGAYPGYAGDVLTDKVTGASFNARGINGRKYLLPAMWDPKTSTCLTLV, encoded by the coding sequence ATGGCATTTTCATCTTCTAAACCCTTTTACTGTTTTGCTCTTGTAATTTCacttgtgttactagttgcaacAAACCCATCAATGGCTACAACGAGAAAATTATCAGCTCTGGTAGAACAAGACCCACTTGTTCTGAAATACCACAAAGGAGAACTACTCAAAGGAAATCTAACTGTGAATCTCATCTGGTATGGTAAATTTACACCAACCCAGCGTTCGATTCTTATTGATTTCATTCAATCATTGAGTCCATCAAGAAGTTTGATTTCACCTTCGGTTTCATCATGGTGGAAAACAACTGAGAAATACAAAACCGGTTCATCAAAGATCGTATTGGGTAAACAAATCGTCGATGAGAAATACCGATTTGGTAAATCACTGAAGAACGTTCATATCGTGTATTTAGCTTCTCAACTGAAGATGCACAACTCCATTAATGTTGTTTTTACTGCCAAAGATGTTACTGTTGAAGGTTTCTGTATGAGTAAATGCGGTTCTCATGGTTCAGCAAGTATTGGTAAAACCAAGGATAGTAAAAAGTTCGCTTATATTTGGGTCGGTAACCCGGACACTCAGTGTGCGGGTCAATGTGCTTGGCCATTTCATCAACCGATTTATGGCCCTCAATCACCACCTTTGGTTTCACCTAATGCTGATGTTGGAGTTGATGGAATGGTTATCAATTTAGCAACTGTTTTAGCTGGTACCGTGACGAATCCGTTTAAAAATGGGTTTTTTCCAGGTCCGGCAATTGCTCCACTTGAAGCTGTTTCAGCTTGTACCGGGATTTTCGGAAAAGGTGCTTATCCGGGTTATGCAGGTGATGTGTTGACGGATAAAGTTACCGGTGCTAGTTTTAATGCTCGTGGTATAAATGGCCGGAAATATTTGCTTCCTGCCATGTGGGATCCTAAAACTTCTACCTGTTTAACACTTGTTTGA